The DNA segment CAGACGCATCAACTTTATCATAAGTATCTTTTAAATCATCCCAGACTTCTGAAGCAAGTTTTAAATAGACTTGACCAACATATAGCTCATCAGACATAGAGTTCAGAATCCAGGTTAGAACAATAGAATTACATCGATCCCACTGACTAGCAAGGACATCGTTGTCTTTGGACTTAGCACATGTTTCATCAATAAAGCCTAATTTGTTTTTAGCCATAAGAGCAAGTTTCATAGCATTAGACCAGACCACATAATTTTCAGTCCCTTATAGTTTTATATTAACTATTGTGAGACCACTAGAGTCACTAACATGGAGATATAACTGGTCACTAGCATCAAAAGTTTGCTAATAAAGGTCACAGATGGTTCAGATTTATCACCCATTTTAAAAAGCAATCAAAAACAAGTAGGAGCACAGTTCAGTAACACAAAAGCAAGAAGCACCAAGATAATATAGCACAGTGTTATGAACCAAAAAACACACAAGAAAATAGAACACAGAGACAAACACAGACCAGACACGGCGAAGCCTGGACAGAGGTCCGTTCAGAAGTTCGTCACTCAAGGTGCCTCCGCAGATGGTAACCATGGAGCCACAAGACAACAGACAGACCACAAATGCAACAGAGTGTATCCTCTCTGTGTCCCAATCAAGCCGGACTTACCTAAAACCCGGTATCAATATGCCTAGACATAGGACTCAGTGAtgcaaaaaacagtaaaagagagagagagagagagagagagagaacgatCTCACAGTGGGTGCGAAATACTCTAGCGGATCAGGCttgtaaccttcacttagggttacaagCACTTGATCAGAAAACCAAGCACAAGACCTGTTAGTTTGCCCTAAGAGGGACCAACGAGGACCTTCTTTAAGAAGAAAAATGTACCGCCGTCAAAACCAGAAACTGATTCACCAAACCctagaaattagggtttcaagCACAACAGCAGTAAGAGAAGAGGAAACGCAACGGATTGAAGTCGGCAGACCCTAAGGACTATCAAGACGTCAAGTTGCCGGAAAAACCTTTGCCTCCGAAGCGAAAGCCCTAGGTTGATTCACTGTGAATCAGACCTTTAAGATATGCAGCGGAAGAACACCAGAGTACCGACTCAAcctcggagctctgataccatgccAGAACTCAAAGATCAAATGAACAAAGCAGTTTTATTATGAAATCTTAGCATCAAATACAAGGAGTGAATAAAACAGTCATCATAGATTGACAAGTAAGCAAGAGATCTCCAACAGGATGATCAATACAAGATGAAGATAAACCCTAGACTCACGAATGTACGTGTGAGGATAGGGAACAAGAGCATCGATCAAAAAGGAGAAAACGAGAAATGAAGAGCTCGTGTATCAAAGCCTGGAACCTTGTGCCCATTATAAGGGTTAGTAACCCTAAACACCAGCTGTCATTTAACGGCTACAAGCCCAAGTGTAAGAGCCCAGCAGCAAGGCAAGCCCGAGACAAGGAGGGAGCCCAAACACCAAACACCAAACCTCACAATAAAACAAATAAGAAAGAATTAGAAAaggaaaaataaaagaaaaaggaaacattTAAACTGTTTTTTAACATTATGCTCCGCTCTATATTAAAGACAAATATTTGTTGCAGTCATATAGTATTATATACTTAACCGATAAAAGATTTGTTTATAACTTTCATGATTTGGTTTTACCAACACTAGGAAGGATTCATGTCATTGTTCTCATGACTCATCGCTTTTAAACATCCTCCTACCTAAATATTGTGATAACATAAAAGTCTCACAACAAAAAGTTAGGTACATGATTGGGGAGCATTTAATGTAAAAATTGGTGTAAAACTAGCCAATAAGTAGATGGTGAAGAGGCCGCTATATATGCATTATTAACTCTTTAAGCCAACGATTATTGCTCATTGGTGTTGTTTACTCTGTACTTTAACTCGTAATGGTTAATTAGATTGTATTATGTTTTgttcaaaataaaacaaaaatctaGTGGTTTCGTTACTCATTACACGTCCTATAACACATGAAGTTTATATTACACATTAATCACTAACATGTCATATACtccaaaacatatttttgttaatttttgatgaaaatctTTAGTTGTTTTCCTTGTTTCTTCACGAGTATTTATTGGGTCACTTTTAATTAATCTCACTAAAAATACACACCTAAAGCCCACAATCTCCTGACTTTCCAGATTGCATATGCATGAACGTATTTAAGAATGCTACACTTAAACCACAATTTTAAGAAATATGTGTATAAGTAACCAATTTGTGGATCTTTATCGATGAAATCCAATAATTCTTTTACATTCATTTTTAAGGCTACTGAAAATAGTATCATTAATATACTTGAGTATAGAGTCATAAAAGATAGCAAAAATGGTAGCTCGAGTTATACTTGTCAATTGTTATACATTGGTAGCATTCGTCATCTCGTATCATCAATATTGTCTGCTTTGTCATTGTTGGGTATTCAAGAACTGGATTTGTTTTTAGTTACCTTGGTTGAGAACCCCCAGAAGTACGGATGGCAATGAAACCCAAATTCtatgggtaaacccgaaacccgacacatttgggacgggtttggggtcaAGTAATCGCGAATCGGGTATGttgtttttgttgttgtggttgtggttgttgatgctcctactgttgttgttgttgttgttgttgtttaggCCTGGCAAACAAAACCCAAATGGGTTATTTTGGGTAATTTTAAAAATGAGACTAGTCATAGTGGGTCAGGAAATAATAATGGATGGGTCAGGATGGGCTTTTAGATATCAATCTAAAATGTGTGATGGTCAGGATGAGTTTATTAACTAACACCTCCATGAATTCGAAAACTGAAACCATTAAATCATCCCGGTAAACAACTTCATCTTCCACTAAAATTCCAACAAACATTTATCCCTTACAAAAGGATCTTCTTCAGTTTTTATTTACTTTACAAATGGGCCCTGAAGTTCTTGGTTCAATTCTGCATCAATGCTCCAAAACAAGATCATTTCGACATGGGTTTTCCCTCCATGATATTGCAATCAAAATGTGTTTTATATCCAATATTATTATATCCAATCATGTTCTCAACACGTACGCAAAATGTGGGAAAATCGAGTAtgcacgccaagtgttcgatgaaatgtctgAAAGAAATGTTGTGAGTTGGTCTGCTATGATTTATGGGTATGATCAAGCCGGGAGAGCGTTAAACGCGGTTCAACTGTTTTCTCAAATGAAAGTCGAGCAGACGAATGAGTTTGTGTTTGCTAGTACTGTTAGCGCGTGTGCTAGCCTGCTGGCGGTTGATGTAGGTAAACGGATTCATTTGCAGTCTGTGGTTCTTGGGTATGCGGATGTTTCGTTTGTGTCTAACTCGCTTGTTTCGATGTACAGTTTTGAACGAAAAACTATTGCGTATAACACGATAATTATAGGGTTGGTTGAAAACGAGCAAGTTCAGAAAGCGTATGTGATGTTTCAACTAATGTGTCAGTAGAGTCTTGTTCCAAATCGATTTAGTTTAGTGGCACTTTTAGGAAATTGTAGTAATCCGAATGATTTTCGGGTTGGGATGGAACTGTATTGTCTAGCCGTCAAACTCAATCTTGATTCGATAGCGTTTGTTGGAAATGTGTTAATTACAGTGTACTCGAAGTTTAACTTGATCGAAGATGCTGAGAAGATTTTCTGGTCGATCGAGGAAAAATATATGATTTCATGGAACACATTCACTGTTGTGTGTTGTCATGCTCTTGATCATGCTAAAGGTTTAAGTGTCTTCAGTAAGATGATAAAAACACATAGTTTAACTCCTGATGACTTCACATACACGAGTGCGAAAAGTACAAATCACTCTGCAAAACTACAGTTGTCATTTTCTGTGAAAATATAAACAAATTTGTTGGGGTCAACGGGTACGGATCGAATAATTAAACGGGTCAACCGAGTTTTATAACATTCAAACTTTCAATcgcaacaaaaaaaaaagatttattttttatattttttattctttttttattttattttttttttattttttttaaattttttgattttttttattgtttagggtaaattacacttttcgtcctttatgtttgtagcgggttgcactggatgacctttaacttcaatagttacaatcacaatcctttatttgaaaaacCCGGTGCGTGTTTCATCCTTTACCTCAAACCAGGTttaaattttcagttaagtctgGTCATGTGTAAGGCACATTTTACACATGAGGGTAGGCAGGTAATTTTActcatttatataaaatataattaaacAACCAacccccttctctctctctcactttctCTCCTACCAACCCCACCATCATCCCATCCACGATCAGTGATTTCTAGATCTGCCCTAGTCCATATGAATCTTATTACAAACAAGAAACTTCTCAAGTTAAATAAAGAAGCTTGAAATAAGAATGAGGAGAACGACAAAAGAACAAAATCAAGCCTACAACATGACGTAACAAATCATTCAAGAATTTACGGAACAAAGCACCAAACTCAGCTTCAGAAATTGAAATAGATGAAAAAGAAAGACAAAGAAATCCAAGTTTGTTCTTTTATCTCAAAACCGGAATCATATTTACCCTAAAACCCATCTTCCTTGTTTAGCGAGTAAGTGAACAACGAAACAACCGTCGTTTTCGTCGTCAACAGCGAAACAACCGCCACTGCCGTCATCAGCAACGACGAGATCTGAGAAAGATTTAGATCTAACTGGACAAGAGGTATGAAGATAGGGATCGGCTCTGAACATATCCGGTTGAAGCGGCGTCGTTGCCTCCGGCGCCGTTGAATCGGCggtttgaagaagatgaaggttatTCTAGGTTATTCAAATTTTATTCAAGGTATGCCGCAAGTGAGGATGAAGGTTATTCAAAGTTTCAAAAGTAATTTACTGATATGTGCCTTCTGTTCCCTGTCATGGCCCATTTGAAGAAGAAGATGTAGAAACTTTGATAATGGGTTGATGGTGGTTGGAggaggtggtgggtggtggtagaTGATGCTGATGGTGTGGAAGAGAAAGATAGGGAAGACAAAGATAAAGTGCCCTGATATATTGGTTTCTTTAAGGGAAAATTACCAATATGTTCATTGACCAACTGACTTTGCAAAATTGTCACGTTCCTGCGTCTTTGGAAGGTCCACACAGCTTCTGAAGCGTCCTTGTATCATGTTGAAGCGTCGAGTTCCTACAATCTGACACGTGTCCCACACGTGTCCGACATGTTCAAGCGTCGGTGGCCGACACATCATAACCAAAAAGTTTCTTGATGCGTCCGGCTTTGAGTTTTGCTGATGCATCATCTCTTCCAAAAAGTTTTGGCTCCCAAATGCTTCGAACGGCTTGCCGACGCTTCCTCTGATGGCTTGCTCGACGCTTCCAATGGCTTGGCTCGGCTGATTTctctaatatatatttttttttgttttttttctattAAGCATAAATTTTTCCAATGTAAAAATATTACAACCTAAAGATATTACTTAAATATAAGTTTTTAGATTTTAGCCTATATATACTGGCCCACGCTGTCCATTAGTGTGTATGAGCATGATGGCAACCGGGAGGCGTTCCAGTAACATACCGGAAGCAGTAGAAAACACTATCTGGGTTAATGATAAGCAACAGCATGAAACTTGGTCTCCAAATGTTCTTGAGTTTTATTATGAGGGTGATTGTTCTTCCTGTTGTTCCACCTATATTGGGAGCCAACCTCTAGGTAAACACTGGTGGGGTGCCCTATTATGTTTCTGTGGAAACGGTTTTATTCAACAAACGGTAATTGTGTaatatatttaatttttatattaaaaggttAAAATATCAAAATATTGTACACAGCATGTCGGAGCATGGTGTAACTGGTTCGTGCAGTCGAAGAAAAATGAAAATCCCGGAATTGCAACGTCATCAGTTAGTTATCGCTGGACGGTGCTCCCACCTCAATTTCTCAATCTCCTTGTTGAACAACATCATGATGCTTACGGATATGTAAATGGTTCTAGCTATATTCCTGCGTTGTGGGATGTCGATACGGTAAAAATAACGGACCTAAAAATAATAGTAATTTTTTTCCGAAACTACAATATTAATGTTAACTTAACGTTTGTCAGGTATATATACCGGTGTCAgcataagaagaaaattggaTCCTTATTAAGATTGAAATGTCGTCACTAACTATTACTGTTTATTATACAAACAATTGCGATGCAATTAATTGTGGTGATTCGTTTTGCGTCCACCATAGAATATACCAAACTCTTATTAAATTCGAGTCGGCGTTCCTATGGTTTCTAGAACGTATAGGTTACTGGGAAATAATTGGACTCAGCGAGGCTGACGCATTAGAATATGCTGGGGATGTTGTATGGCCTACCTGTGTCCGTCACGTTTGGCGAAATTCTGGGGTTATCGTATGTATATTACTACAAAATCTGGTTGAAACCCGTTCACTGAAATGGGAAGAAGGAAACATTCAAGATGCTTGTATGAGATATAGAAGATTTATGGCTGATCAACTGTATGTTGGCCGCTATGTTTAGAAAATgttaacaaaaataaataatataattcaTGCGTGTGTTAGTGTTGGGTTGGACCCGGTAGGCACGGGGGTTCGAGTCCTGCTGCCATCATTTTTTTGATGTTTTACTTTCAATTAAGtttaacataaaaaattaaaaaaaagtaaaaaagtaaaaaattaaaTTAATGAGTCGGCGGACGCTTGGGAATTTGTTAGGCTTCGGAGGCGTCTTGCGTCAGACGGACGCGTGGCAACATATTTTTTCaaattatttgatttttataCTTTGTTACAATTTTCAGTATATAAATACCCTTGGAAATCAGATGTTTTC comes from the Helianthus annuus cultivar XRQ/B chromosome 4, HanXRQr2.0-SUNRISE, whole genome shotgun sequence genome and includes:
- the LOC110933503 gene encoding pentatricopeptide repeat-containing protein At2g37320, with the protein product MGPEVLGSILHQCSKTRSFRHGFSLHDIAIKMCFISNIIISNHVLNTYAKCGKIEYARQVFDEMSERNVVSWSAMIYGYDQAGRALNAVQLFSQMKVEQTNEFVFASTVSACASLLAVDVGKRIHLQSVVLGYADVSFVSNSLVSMYSFERKTIAYNTIIIGLVENEQVQKAYVMFQLMCQ